The Hippopotamus amphibius kiboko isolate mHipAmp2 chromosome 13, mHipAmp2.hap2, whole genome shotgun sequence sequence TTTCAGGACACCAAGACACCTAGAGATCAGTCTAAGCCTTCTGTTatctacttaaaaaagaaaaaaaaaaaaaaaaaacacctcgaAGTTATATTGTAGGGCAATGAAGGAATATCCAGTGTGGAACTTGATTTTCCATTATAAACAACTAGAAAAGTAGATGGagtaaaagaaaacttttcagaCATCAGGGCAACAGGCAGCATAGCACAGTGATcctggagagaaggaaacaagtGAGACAAACCCTGTAACTGTCCTGTTCCTAAGCAGAGGCAACGTTCAGATGGCACAGGGAGAGAAACCCAAACAGAACATGATGTTACCACAAAGTTaaggagacagagattggagttcAGGAAGGCTAGGTATTTGGAGTTTGCAGGTCAGTATACTTAGAGAAGGGTTGGTAAACTACGGTTTGTGGGCCAATTCCAGACAGCCAGTTTTTGTACTGACCTAAGAATGATTTACAtacttttaaagaactttaaaaaaagaatatgtggcaGAGTCCATGTGTGGcctgtaaagcctaaaatatttactatctgtctcTTTACAGAGAAAGTTTGCCAATTCCTGTTGGGTAGGTTGGAGATATGAGAGAAAGAACTCCAGAAATCTGCAGAGCAATCCCCTTTAGTCTTTGGCTGAATAAGTGATCTGTACACACGTAGGTTAAGTTTCCAGGAGGCCAGGCAAAGAACATCTGCCAGGGAACTATAAGATGAACCAGCCTCAGAGCCTACAAGGCACTGGGAAATATTCCAGTTTCATCCATCCAGAGGGGAGGGACCTCACTGAATTCTCAGATTATCAGTAGAGGCCCTGCAAGGCTCGCACCTTAGTATTAAGGCTGAGGTAACCTTAGAGTAAAGGCAcacttaatagaagacagctgggttATCATTCTCTTCCAAAATTTATTGTTCTGGTTGAAGTATATTAAAAAACCCAGTCTCATATAGATATACAGCTGGAAAAGAGAGGAGTATTTTAATAACCTTTTCAAGTAATTGaggtttttaaagtcattttataaTACACCAAAACTTGACAAGTGGTAGTTTTTTGCAATGTGGAATATAAaactttttgtactttttatattaaaacccATTGGTCTATCTTTCATTTCAAATGGTCTTTTGAAGATATGCATAATTTTGTAAATCATTGAAAAATATTGGTTCACTTAGTTATGCAGAGtttccaaatgttgacacatttcattatacaatatcaaaaaatcacatTCACTCGTATTAGTACCACTGTTGTCAGAAAAGTAATTATCAGAAAGCTGTTGAGCTCATGGTAGCAAATataaattttctgaaattcaaattttcacCTCtaagctcaaattttatcattggcaacaagtATGGCTAGTTGGTTTCTTAAAAGTTGCAGACTCTAACCTTATTTTTGAGAATATGTCTGCCAAATATGCAAGTCTAACCACAGATTATTAGTCACtcgttttaagtaaaaatgatgCTCCATGATGAAAGCAGCTAATTCAGCTAACAACTCAAACAACTGTACAGTTCGCTTGAGTTAACATCCTACTTCTTTATACAACAGCAGTGCTATGTGCATAACTGTCATTTTATTACACAAAATCTTAAATAAAGGTGGACCAAAGGGTCAATACTTAATAGAATTCATAATTTTTACTTCTCCATAAAGGACATTTGAAAAGTGAATCTGGATTAATTGATTCCAGGAGTGGGATGTCACCTTTGACTTTATGTTGCAATGTGTTAAGACTGTCTTGCTGGAGGACTCACTTTATGCATCTTCTTCTCCTTGCTAGCTTTAAAGAAGCAAGCTGCCATGAGTCCTACAGCCACAGGAAACAATTTCAGGCAACAACTGATTGAGCTTGGAAGCAAACTCTTCTTCAGTCGAGTCTCCTGGTGGATGAGAACCCAgacctggctgacaccttgattgcagccttaaAGATGACCCGGGTAAGCTATGCCTGGACTCTTGGCCCACAGGAATTGTtagataataaatgttgttttaagctactgaaTTTGTGATTATTTGTTACAGAGcagagaaaactaatacagaggcCATTCCAATATTTCATCAAGCCTCTTATTTCTGTATAATGAAGTTTATGATAGTTCCAGTGGATTCTTTAATCACGTACTTTGGACCTTCCTGACCAAAAAGCAGATGATGTTATTCAGGATTCCATGATTGTAAGTCAGACATTCCATGAGTCCACTGATAGTAGTGTCAGCAGGGGGGCATTACAGGCAGGCAATGCTAGCCATATATagaatacatatgtgtatatatagccCCTGAATGGGGTTCTAGTGCAACAGTAGTCTATTTTCAGCTGGCACCAAGATTTTGAGTCCATCTGTGAACCAGGCccaggtttttcttcttttgtcagtTGGTCATAGGATACTCTCTATTAGACTATGAGTGTGAGCTGATGGAGAAGCTTCAATTCAATACAAATAAGTGACATGGGGGTCTAGGCCTTTTCTTTGTGCAACTTACTTGTGTCTTCAAGACCTGCCATGATCCAATCCCAAATGTATCACTTCCAATGAGTGATGAATTGCTTTTTTCCAGATGAGCTTATGACTTAGTGAGTTTGGCTAAATATCTGCCTTCTAACAGGAGGCGCTGATCTCTTAGTCACTTAAGGTCCCATGGTCTGGCATTTAGTTTCTTTTTAGGATTCAGTAGTGTGCCAGGAGTTGCTTTTCAAAGAATATACAGTTTCTTTACAGCAGAGAGTATGGTCTTGTTCCAAAACTATAGGGATCTATACTGTGACTCTCTAATTAGGACATAGCAGAGACTCCTTACAGCATCTTAATTCATCACAGTTAACTCTAGCACCATAGAATTTTGCCAGGATATATAGACAAGTGACAGTTTATGTCACTGTCTGACTTTGTCTCTTGACAGGAGGAACAGCAAAGCATTGTGGCCACTTTTATGTATGTAACCTAGGTTAATCTCCTTTTCtcaaggtttttaaattttatcacatTCTTTTTGCCGTgtaaggtaatatattcacaggttccagggattagaatgTGGGTTTCTTTGGGAAGTCATTATTCTGTCTACTACAAGGTTGTTTCCAGATGTTGGCTATCTTGAATTTAGCCACTGTAAACATTTGTAAAAgtatttgtgtgtgcgtgtgtttgttCGTGTGTAcataaatctttatttctctgggataaatgcctagGAGTGCAATTACTGACTCATACAGTAattgtctattttgttttataagaaactgccaatctgttttccaaagtggctgtaatattttacattcctaccatgGTGTGTGAGTGATCCAACATCTCTGCATCTGTGTCAGTATTTGGTGGTgtcactatttttaaattttaggcaGTCTATTAGACGTGTcctgatacctcactgtggttttaatttgcatttcatgaATGGCTCTTTTCACGtggatgttgatttttaaaaagatatcagTATCATTTCTAACACGGTGGTTAGTAATGTTCAGCCCAACATTTATATTgaggaattttaatttttgctgcCAACAAGAAGGGGAAGGAAACTCCAGCAAAGGCCTAATCCAGCCGGACGGGGAGTTACAGATACATCTCTGTGCAGCGGTGGCGTGGCTGCCTCTCTCTGTAGCCACGGACCTAGGCCAGGCGACGCTGAGTGCCTGGGAGGCACCCCATCAAAGAGTCCAcgcagagctgggaagagaaagGAGTCGCCTGACTCGCGACTCCGCTGCCCCGCCGGGCTCAGGCCCTGACCCTCAGGTGACCCCGACCCTCAGGCGACCCCAGAGGCGCAGCGGGGCCGGTTTCCGCCATCAGGAGGGCAGGCGCGGAGCCGCCGCGAGGGGGCGCCTCAGAGCGTGGAGGCCGCTGGAGGTGCCATGGCGTCCCTGGGCGTCCTCCGTAGCGGCGGTGGCTCCTTGGGCCTCCTGGTCTGGCTGCTGGTCTTTCATCCTCGGCTCAGTGAGGCCTGGGCGGGCGGGGAGGGAGCGCAAGGCGGGGTGGCACTGCCATCACCCTCTCCACCTACCTTGGGGGGCGGCCACGAGGACCCCGGGGCGCGCCAGTGGAAGCTGCCTCCTCGGGGGGTTCTGGAAACTTCGGGGGCCCCGGAATCCAGTACGACTGCGGTAGCCCCCGATTTGGTGGCGTTTACCCCAGGTGACTCTGATTCCTATAAGGCTGTGACACCCCCACATAGCCCAGCGCCAGGAGGGACCAAACGACCACCGCTCTTTCCTTCAGGTGATGTTTCCAGGCCAAGCCCTGTGGCAGAGAACCAGCCTGGTCTGGGGGGCATGGGCCCCTGGTCTGGGGGGCATGagcccctgccctgggggagGAGGCTCTCAGGGGACAGGATTTTTCCCTGGGGGCTCAGTgtggacccagccctgcccttggGATCTGAGAGGATATGGCCATTCTCTGAGGAGTCTCAGGGGATGTAGACCTGCCCTGGGGGTGGTAGGGGACATGGCATTTCTCTGAGGGCTCTGAGACTTCTGAGGATTATCTGGCTCTGGTGTTGGTGGTGTCAGCGGCTTTACTTTCAGTCCTCTCCCTTCACTGATCTGCTCTAGTGTGCGGCCATCAGATTTACAAGGTAGTTGGCGGAAGGCCGGCCCCAGAGAGGAAGTGGCCCTGGCAGGTCAGTCTGCAGATCAATGATGAACACATATGCGGAGGCTCCCTCATTGCCAGTTGGTGGGTGCTGACTGCGGCCCACTGCATATTTGGGTGAGTTTTAGGGGCTCCCGGCTTAGGCTCCTAGTTAGGCTGTATGACCTGGAGCCAGTCCTGACCCCTTCCTGagcttcctcttcctcatctgaaaaagggggacactgtccctgcctatagCTCTTCAGACTATAGTCAGAGGTAGGTGATGTGAGGGCCCTGGAAAGTCAAAACCCCAAATCAAGttcaaagctattttttaaagcctGTGCTGATTAGCCTTTAAGCCACGTGGAAAGAAGCAGGGAGAGATGCCAGTTGGGAGACAGTGTGTGGGCAAAGACTTGTAAGAGGGAATATTTAAGGGGAATGAACTGTAACTGACCAATTTGGCTACCTCAGTGGTCTCAAACTTTAATGAGCATGGGAACACCTGCAGAGCTTGTTAAAACAATAATTGCCTATCCCAAACCTCAGAGCTTATGATTCAGTAGGTCAggggtgggacctgagaatttgcatttctaacaagtccccaggtgatgttgatgctgcttATCTGGGGACCAAACTTTGAGAACCATCGATAGAATGGCCAGGGGTCCGGGAAGGAATGTGgtctggagggagggaggtgactGATGAGTGGCTTGGGAGGTAGGACCAGGCTGGGAAGAACCTAGAAGATGTGGAAGGGGAGTGTAGAGCCTCCAGGATCTCTCTGCAGCCATGTGGAATACACAGTGAAGATGGGAGACATACACTTGATGCACACCTCCAGAATGGCAATCAAGGTCCCAGT is a genomic window containing:
- the LOC130834430 gene encoding serine protease 44-like; translation: MTRATPEAQRGRFPPSGGQARSRREGAPQSVEAAGGAMASLGVLRSGGGSLGLLVWLLVFHPRLSEAWAGGEGAQGGVALPSPSPPTLGGGHEDPGARQWKLPPRGVLETSGAPESSTTAVAPDLVAFTPVCGHQIYKVVGGRPAPERKWPWQVSLQINDEHICGGSLIASWWVLTAAHCIFGHVEYTVKMGDIHLMHTSRMAIKVPVQDIIIHKYYNPIGTIENDIALALLAFPVNFSSNIQPVCLPEKAFMVQAGTECWVTGWGKLDEQDPPTPKFSTDPLKASTRLLQEAELSILRYERCNEMLKEKMQSRFDLVKKGAVCGTSPTGKDACQGDSGGPLVCEFNDSWVQVGIVSWGIGCGRIGYPGVYTEVSFYKDWVIAKMSQASHIDSAGYFSLTLCLVLPLGILATP